From the Quercus lobata isolate SW786 chromosome 6, ValleyOak3.0 Primary Assembly, whole genome shotgun sequence genome, one window contains:
- the LOC115949642 gene encoding plasmodesmata-located protein 2-like isoform X1, translating into MGFSSKPFSLFLYSLIFLTNLELIPLAKSVSNTDLVYKGCAKQAFSDPTGVYSQTLSALLNSLVSQSSKARYFNTTSGTGQTTISGLFQCRGDLNNAECYNCVNKLPQMANSLCGKTVAARVQLLGCYLLYEVSGFAQISGYEMLYKTCGSTNVAGVGFQERRDSAFTVLENGVVSGHGFYTTSYQDVYMLAQCEGDLGDTDCGDCVKSSVQRAQVECGSSISGQVYLHKCFISYNYYPNGVPRRSSSSSSSSSSSSSGTGGNTGKTVAIILGGAAGVGFLVICLLFTRNLMKKRDDDF; encoded by the exons ATGGGTTTTTCCTCAAAacccttttctcttttcctttattcTCTGATTTTCCTTACCAATTTGGAGCTTATCCCACTTGCCAAATCTGTTTCTAATACAGATTTAGTTTACAAGGGGTGTGCAAAGCAAGCCTTTTCAGATCCAACTGGGGTTTACTCACAAACACTCTCAGCTCTCCTTAATTCCCTTGTTTCACAGTCTTCAAAGGCCAGGTACTTCAATACCACCTCTGGTACTGGCCAAACCACCATCTCTGGTCTCTTCCAATGCAGAGGAGACCTTAACAATGCTGAGTGTTACAACTGTGTCAACAAACTGCCCCAAATGGCTAACAGTCTTTGTGGCAAAACTGTAGCCGCTAGAGTCCAGCTCCTTGGCTGTTACCTTCTATATGAGGTTTCTGGGTTTGCTCAGATTTCAGGGTATGAAATGCTCTACAAGACTTGTGGCTCAACCAACGTGGCTGGAGTTGGGtttcaggagaggagggactcAGCTTTTACTGTGTTGGAAAATGGGGTTGTCAGTGGCCATGGCTTTTACACCACGAGCTATCAAGATGTGTATATGTTGGCTCAGTGTGAGGGGGATTTGGGGGACACAGATTGTGGGGATTGTGTGAAGAGTTCTGTGCAGAGAGCTCAGGTTGAATGTGGGAGCTCTATTTCAGGCCAAGTCTATCTGCATAAGTGCTTTATTAGTTATAATTACTATCCAAATGGGGTTCCTAGGAGATCTTCTTCATCCTCCtcatcttcctcttcatcttcatcag GGACAGGTGGAAATACTGGAAAGACAGTGGCTATAATATTAGGAGGGGCGGCAGGAGTTGGGTTTCTAGTTATTTGCTTATTATTTACTAgaaatttgatgaagaaacGTGATGATG ATTTTTGA
- the LOC115949642 gene encoding plasmodesmata-located protein 2-like isoform X2: MGFSSKPFSLFLYSLIFLTNLELIPLAKSVSNTDLVYKGCAKQAFSDPTGVYSQTLSALLNSLVSQSSKARYFNTTSGTGQTTISGLFQCRGDLNNAECYNCVNKLPQMANSLCGKTVAARVQLLGCYLLYEVSGFAQISGYEMLYKTCGSTNVAGVGFQERRDSAFTVLENGVVSGHGFYTTSYQDVYMLAQCEGDLGDTDCGDCVKSSVQRAQVECGSSISGQVYLHKCFISYNYYPNGVPRRSSSSSSSSSSSSSGGNTGKTVAIILGGAAGVGFLVICLLFTRNLMKKRDDDF, encoded by the exons ATGGGTTTTTCCTCAAAacccttttctcttttcctttattcTCTGATTTTCCTTACCAATTTGGAGCTTATCCCACTTGCCAAATCTGTTTCTAATACAGATTTAGTTTACAAGGGGTGTGCAAAGCAAGCCTTTTCAGATCCAACTGGGGTTTACTCACAAACACTCTCAGCTCTCCTTAATTCCCTTGTTTCACAGTCTTCAAAGGCCAGGTACTTCAATACCACCTCTGGTACTGGCCAAACCACCATCTCTGGTCTCTTCCAATGCAGAGGAGACCTTAACAATGCTGAGTGTTACAACTGTGTCAACAAACTGCCCCAAATGGCTAACAGTCTTTGTGGCAAAACTGTAGCCGCTAGAGTCCAGCTCCTTGGCTGTTACCTTCTATATGAGGTTTCTGGGTTTGCTCAGATTTCAGGGTATGAAATGCTCTACAAGACTTGTGGCTCAACCAACGTGGCTGGAGTTGGGtttcaggagaggagggactcAGCTTTTACTGTGTTGGAAAATGGGGTTGTCAGTGGCCATGGCTTTTACACCACGAGCTATCAAGATGTGTATATGTTGGCTCAGTGTGAGGGGGATTTGGGGGACACAGATTGTGGGGATTGTGTGAAGAGTTCTGTGCAGAGAGCTCAGGTTGAATGTGGGAGCTCTATTTCAGGCCAAGTCTATCTGCATAAGTGCTTTATTAGTTATAATTACTATCCAAATGGGGTTCCTAGGAGATCTTCTTCATCCTCCtcatcttcctcttcatcttcatcag GTGGAAATACTGGAAAGACAGTGGCTATAATATTAGGAGGGGCGGCAGGAGTTGGGTTTCTAGTTATTTGCTTATTATTTACTAgaaatttgatgaagaaacGTGATGATG ATTTTTGA
- the LOC115995169 gene encoding mitochondrial import receptor subunit TOM9-2-like: protein MASAQGKKRVTQGKESEQSLISRASRNVSQSSIVIHAKRAASEAAVVSKKLLRSTGKAAWIAGTTFLILAVPLIIEMDRDQQLTEIELQNASLLGTTPTPK from the coding sequence ATGGCGTCGGCTCAAGGGAAAAAGCGAGTGACCCAAGGCAAGGAAAGCGAACAGTCCCTCATATCCAGGGCCAGCCGCAACGTGTCCCAGTCGTCCATCGTCATCCACGCCAAGCGCGCCGCCTCCGAAGCCGCCGTCGTGTCCAAGAAGCTCCTCCGTAGCACTGGCAAGGCGGCGTGGATCGCCGGCACCACCTTCCTGATCCTGGCTGTGCCACTCATCATCGAGATGGACCGCGACCAACAACTCACCGAAATCGAGCTCCAAAATGCCAGCCTCCTCGGCACCACTCCCACTCCCAAGTGA
- the LOC115994362 gene encoding uncharacterized protein LOC115994362, translated as MMWRRSRWAWNFRRRFSTAIRQRIEDEGDWSFSSEWWGSESHGHTVLRSSSDKGNGVVSVLAFPSSKPSEVQWPRMERWLQERYAEVCPGSGCGDEERFRILGYQWRALRFNDDTRQSTVKVMSAYRQSEPASIFLMQQPHCLAVPYLKSMVSVGLSTIASCGYDIINAVHGKKTMNILCIGHGGGSLPLFLASKIKGAVIHIVEIDPLVISASIKAMGFPAFSVMTPSGERAFSKPSTIDEVLWKGIHERLYLYESDAEKFVLDNTNLYDMVFIDAYDGEDIFPRKLWDPSSQFLKSLSNQLHPGHGTVVVNLHSDSDILDLVGSAPSFLQQILPMGKYVSGIGRAYMDVLVGSGSCGKEGSGLGFTVSVPWVCNTSLVVCRGLQTSGDYSNRDLVMNTILSKSLEVENLLNLPFSCLQYIKSGFILVE; from the exons ATGATGTGGCGAAGGTCAAGGTGGGCATGGAACTTCCGGCGAAGATTCTCGACAGCAATACGGCAGCGTATAGAGGACGAAGGGGACTGGTCATTCTCCTCGGAGTGGTGGGGATCGGAGTCCCACGGTCACACCGTTCTCCGTTCTTCTTCCGACAAAGGAAACGGCGTCGTCTCCGTCCTCGCTTTCCCTTCCTCTAAACCT AGTGAAGTGCAGTGGCCTAGAATGGAGAGATGGTTACAGGAAAGGTATGCAGAGGTGTGTCCAGGGTCAGGATGTGGAGATGAGGAGCGTTTTCGGATACTGGGTTACCAATGGCGCGCTCTTCGCTTTAATGATGATACTCGCCAGAGCACTGTCAAAGTAATGTCTGCTTATCGCCAATCCGAACCCGCTTCAATCTTCCTTATGCAGCAGCCACATTGCCTTGCTGTTCCAT ATCTGAAGAGTATGGTATCAGTTGGGTTGTCAACTATAGCATCTTGTGGTTATGATATCATTAATGCAGTGCATGGGAAGAAAACAATGAATATCTTATGTATTGGTCATGGTGGGGGAAGCTTACCATTATTTTTGGCTAGTAAAATCAAAG GTGCTGTTATTCACATAGTTGAAATTGATCCCCTTGTCATCTCAGCCTCAATCAAAGCTATGGGTTTTCCTGCTTTCTCAGTTATGACCCCATCAGGTGAGCGTGCCTTCTCCAAACCTAGTACTATTGATGAAGTACTGTGGAAAGGCATACATGAGAGGCTCTACCTCTATGAATCAGATGCTGAGAAATTTGTCCTTGACAACACAAATCTATATGATATGGTCTTCATTGATGCGTATGATGGTGAAGACATCTTCCCTCGCAAGCTTTGGGACCCAAGTTCCCAATTTCTAAAATCTCTTAGTAATCAACTTCACCCTGGACATGGCACCGTGGTGGTGAACCTTCATTCAGATTCTGATATCTTGGATCTTGTTGGGTCTGCTCCATCTTTTCTTCAGCAAATTTTGCCAATGGGAAAGTATGTTTCTGGAATAGGCAGAGCGTACATGGATGTGCTGGTTGGAAGTGGAAGTTGTGGGAAAGAAGGTTCTGGTTTGGGTTTTACTGTTTCAGTTCCTTGGGTGTGTAATACATCTCTGGTTGTGTGCAGAGGTCTTCAAACAAGTGGTGATTATTCTAACAGGGATTTGGTTATGAACACTATCTTATCCAAATCCCTGGAAGTGGAAAATCTTCTAAACTTACCATTCTCATGCTTGCAGTATATAAAGAGTGGTTTTATATTAGTTGAATGA